Proteins encoded together in one Desulfovibrio sp. UCD-KL4C window:
- a CDS encoding NAD(P)H-dependent glycerol-3-phosphate dehydrogenase — protein MKIAVIGAGAWGTALANTLAQNNHDVSLWGRSSELINEIKKTGRNTVYLPDCNLSNKLKCDCDPEKVMDGAEYFILVVPSQFMRSSLGRLKHLFPDNPATICASKGIELNSGAPMSQVIAEALDGLNPRYGHLSGPTFAYELSEKKPTSITLGCEDKKLAKEVQAFFANNYLRVYTNPDFRGVELGGAIKNVMAIAAGIADGLNFGNNARAALITRGIAEMSRLGVAMGANPATFMGLSGLGDLILTCTGDLSRNRQVGLKLGQGLNLSEILKMRMVAEGVKTTESVYALAQKLGVEMPITEQVYRILYKDKDPATAVCDLMERDLKPE, from the coding sequence ATGAAGATTGCTGTTATTGGTGCTGGAGCATGGGGTACCGCTTTAGCAAACACACTTGCCCAAAATAACCATGATGTTAGCCTGTGGGGAAGAAGTTCGGAACTGATTAATGAAATTAAGAAAACAGGCCGCAATACAGTTTATTTACCTGATTGCAATCTTTCAAATAAACTAAAATGCGACTGCGATCCTGAAAAAGTCATGGACGGAGCAGAATATTTTATTCTTGTTGTTCCAAGCCAATTCATGCGCTCATCGCTAGGCCGCCTCAAACATCTCTTCCCTGACAATCCTGCTACAATTTGTGCTAGCAAGGGGATTGAACTTAATTCAGGTGCACCGATGTCTCAAGTCATTGCCGAAGCTCTTGATGGACTAAATCCTAGATACGGACACCTTTCAGGTCCGACCTTTGCTTATGAATTGAGCGAGAAAAAACCAACTTCCATAACTTTGGGATGTGAAGATAAAAAGCTGGCAAAAGAGGTTCAAGCTTTCTTTGCCAATAATTACTTAAGGGTCTATACCAACCCTGATTTCCGTGGAGTCGAATTAGGCGGAGCCATAAAAAATGTTATGGCCATAGCCGCCGGAATAGCTGACGGACTCAATTTTGGAAACAATGCCAGAGCAGCCCTCATAACTCGAGGTATTGCTGAAATGAGTAGACTTGGCGTTGCAATGGGGGCAAATCCAGCAACTTTTATGGGACTGTCAGGACTCGGCGATCTCATACTCACATGTACCGGAGATCTTTCCCGCAACAGACAAGTTGGCCTAAAGCTGGGACAAGGTCTCAATCTTTCTGAAATTCTTAAAATGAGAATGGTCGCCGAAGGCGTTAAAACAACTGAATCTGTATATGCTCTGGCTCAAAAGTTAGGTGTTGAAATGCCGATTACAGAGCAGGTTTATCGGATACTGTACAAAGACAAAGATCCTGCTACGGCAGTTTGTGACCTGATGGAACGCGACCTTAAACCAGAATAA
- a CDS encoding Lrp/AsnC family transcriptional regulator, producing MAIKFTEIEENILALACETLSESATPYADIAEKVGTDENIVIELLTRLKDEKIIRRFGATLRHQKAGYGANAMVAWRVEDSQNPEKIGEQMARRPEISHCYLRRTYPEWPYNLYTMIHGKGLDDCKNVVSELMSETGITDHCILKSLKELKKTSMKYFEFKEGAV from the coding sequence ATGGCTATAAAATTTACCGAGATTGAAGAAAATATTTTGGCGCTTGCATGTGAAACTCTTTCCGAAAGCGCCACTCCTTATGCTGATATAGCTGAGAAAGTCGGAACTGATGAAAATATAGTTATCGAATTGCTTACTCGTCTTAAAGATGAAAAAATAATTCGCCGTTTCGGTGCAACTCTAAGGCATCAGAAAGCTGGATACGGTGCAAACGCTATGGTTGCATGGCGTGTTGAGGATTCTCAAAATCCTGAGAAAATCGGTGAACAGATGGCGAGAAGGCCGGAAATAAGCCATTGCTATTTGCGAAGGACTTATCCTGAGTGGCCTTACAATTTATACACCATGATTCACGGTAAAGGTCTTGATGATTGTAAGAACGTGGTCAGTGAACTGATGTCAGAAACAGGCATTACCGACCATTGTATTTTGAAAAGTTTGAAAGAACTGAAAAAAACTTCAATGAAATATTTTGAATTTAAAGAGGGTGCTGTATAG